The genomic interval CAAACGGTCTGGTCGCACGCGTCTCTGATCTGCCGGAACGTTTAAGCGTTGAATATTGCGCCTGCTTGAGCTTGCTCGCAGGCGCAATGTTTTTTTTCAAAGGCCGCCCACTCGGGGTGGCCTTTTCTGTTTGCAGTTCGCGTCAGAGATCAGTCAACTTCGGGAAACAGCAATTCAACGATGTAGCTCGGGTCGAAGCGGGTATCGAGCATGCCATAGGTGGAGCGCCAGCCGGCGGCGAGGCGGGTCTCCAGGAAGGCATCGGCAATCCGCCCCGCCCCAAGCCGGTAAAGTTCCGCAGCGCCCGCGGCGAGCGCCAGTTGCTCGACGAATATTCGGGCGGCGCTTTCATCGCTCTTGCAGAGCGCCATCGCCGCGCGCAGCAGCTCCACGATCTTGCCCCCCGAAGCGCCGAGATCGCGCGCGATGACCTGGAACACGGCCTCGAACAGTTCGCCGCCATGCTCCACGACCCGGCGCAGGTCGAGCGCCATCAGGTTGCCGCCGCCGTCATGCATCGCGAGACCGGGCGCATCGCGATAGTGGCGGGCGATCGGCCGGTCCTCGACAAAGCCGTTGCCGCCCATTGCCTCCATCGCCTCGGCCACCACGGCGGGCGCGATCTTCGTGGTCCAGTATTTGGTAACCGGGGTCATGACCCGCGCATAGGCCGCCTCCTCGGCGCTGTCGCGGGCACGGTCGAAGCTTTCGGCAAGCCGGAACGACAGCGCGCCGGCGGCGGCGACATCGAGCGCGAGATCGGCGAGCACGCGCATCATCAGCGGCTGGACCACCAGCGTGCGGCCGGCCACTTTGCGCCCCCGCGCGGCATGCGTCGCTTCGGCCACCGCCGCGCGCATCAGGCCCGAGGCGATCACGGCGCTGTCGAGCCGCATCAGAGTCAGCATGTCGAGGATCGTCCTCAACCCGCCATCCGGCGGCCCGAGCAGGAAGCCGAAGGCATCGGAGAATTCCACCTCGGCGGCCGCATTGGAGCGAAGCCCCAGCTTGTCCTTGAGGCGCTGGTAGCGCAGCGCATTGCCCCTGCCCTCGTCCAGAAGCCGCGGCACCAGGAAGCATCCGGGTTTGCCATCGACATCAGCGAGCATGATGAAGGCGTCGCTCATCGGCGCGGAGACGAACCATTTGTGGCCGGAAAGCCGATAGACCCCCTCGCTGACCCGATGCGCCTTGGTGGCAAGCGCGCGCATATCGCTGCCCGCCTGCTTTTCGGCGATGGCGAGCCCAACCGTGGCGGATGCCTTCTGGTTCTGGGCGCGGTTGGTCGAATCATATTTGCGCGACAGGATTTTCGGCGCCCATTCGTCGCGCAGTTGCGGGGCCGCGGCGAGAACGGCAAGCGAGGCGGAGGTGGATGACAGCGGCTCCAGATGTCCGCATTCGAGCTGGGCGGTCAAGAACACCCGGACGGCGCGCAGCTTGTGGGCCTTGGATTTCGAATCGGCATCGCGCGGCGGCTCCCACAGCAGCGAATGCAGGCCGGATGCCATGGACCGGCGCATCAGCGCATGCCAGGCCGGATGGAAAGAGACGACGTCGAGCCGCTCGCCCGCCGGTCCGTGGGTCTTGAGCTGCGGCAGGCTGGTATTGGCCATCTGCGCAAGTTCCTGCGCATCGGGCGAGGTAACGTAACGTCCGATCGCATCGAACTCCTCGCGCAGCGGTTTACCGAGGGAACGCGTCAGGTCGCCAAGCAGCGGGTCCGACTGGAACGCGTTCAGATTGCTCCACGGCCTTGGCTGGTTCAGAGTCTTGTAAATGTCGGTGTCGGCCATCGGCGTACACATCGTCCCGTTTTCAGCTTATCCGCAGTTGGCATGCTTCGATATCATCTGTCAAAGCTTGCGGCGAGGCCGGCGAGCCATTATAGACGCCAGAACTTCTTCCGACGGACCGCCCGACCTCATATGGAGGAAAGCTTCATGGTCTTCTTTCCCCACCGACACTTGATCGGCATCAAGGGGCTTTCTCCCATCGATATCAACACCCTTCTCGACAAGGCCGAAGAGGCGATCGCCTTCAACCGGTCGCGCGAGAAGAAGAACGCCGTGCTGCGCGGCCTCACCCAGATCAACCTGTTCTTCGAGGCCTCGACCCGGACCCAGGCCTCGTTCGAACTGGCCGGCAAGCGGCTCGGCGCGGATGTGATGAACATGTCGGTCGGCAATTCCTCGGTCAAGAAGGGCGAGACGCTGATCGATACGGCGATGACGCTGAACGCCATGCACCCCGATGTGCTGGTGATCCGGCACTCCTCGGCTGGCGCTGCCGAACTGCTCTCCCAGAAGGTCGCCTGCGCGGTGATCAATGCCGGCGACGGCGCGCATGAACATCCGACCCAGGCGCTGCTCGACGCGATGACGATCCGCCAGGCCAAGGGCCGGCTCGACAATATCGTGGTGGCGATCTGCGGCGATATCCTGCATTCACGCGTCGCCCGCTCCAACATCATCCTGCTCAACACGATGGGCGCGCGCGTGCGCGTCGTGGGCCCCGCGACGCTGCTACCCTCCGGTATCCGCGACATGAGCGTCGAGGTCTGCGACACGATGGAGGAAGGGCTGAAGGGCGCCGACGTGGTGATGATGCTCCGCCTGCAGCGCGAGCGCATGTCCGGCGCCTTCGTACCCTCGGTGCGCGAATATTTCCACTTCTGGGGCTTGGACCGCGAGAAGCTGAAGGCGGCCAAGGAGGATGCGCTGGTGATGCACCCCGGACCGATGAACCGCGGCGTGGAAATCGCCTCCGACGTCGCCGACGGGCCGCAAAGCGTGATCGAACGGCAGGTGGAAATGGGGGTCGCGGTGCGCATGGCGGTGATGGAGACGCTGATGCTTTCGGAAAACGGAGGGTCGCGCGCATGAAGCCGCTCGTTCTGAAAAACGCCCGCATCATCGACCCCTCTCGCGACCTTGATGAAACCGGCACGATCATCGTCGAGGACGGCCGGATCGTTGCCGCCGGGGCCGAAGCCATGAACCAGGGCGCGCCGGAGGGCGCCGAGATCGTCGACTGCAACGGTCTTGTCGCAACGCCTGGCCTTGTCGACGCCCATGTCTTCGTCGGCGAGCCTGGCGCGGAGCATACCGAAACCATCCGCTCGGCAAGCCAGGCGGCGGCGGCCGGCGGCATCACCTCCTTCGTGATGATGCCGGACACCCAGCCGCCGATCGACGATATCGCGCTGCTCGAATTCGTGCTGAAGACAGCGCGCGACAACGCCGTCGTCAACGTCTATCCCGCCGCCGCCCTGACGAAGGGCCTCAAGGGCGACGAGATGACCGAGATCGGCATGCTCAGGGCCGGAGGCGCAGTCGCCTTTGCCAATGGCCGCTACTCGCTTTCTGACAACCGGGTGCTCCGGCGCGCGATGACCTACGCCCGCTCGTTTGATGCCGTGGTGGCGCTGGAGCCGCGCGACCGCTATCTCTCCGAAACCGGCGTCATGAACGAGGGACTTTTCGCAAGCTGGCTCGGCCTTTCCGGCACGCCGCGCGAGGCCGAGGTTATCCCGCTTGAACGCGATCTGCGCCTTGCGACACTCACGAGAGCCCGCTACCACGCCGCGCTGATCTCGGTCCCCGAATCGGTCGAGGCCGTGGGGGTGGCGCGCGATCGTGGCGCTTCGGTTTCCAGCGGCATCTCGATCAACCATCTGACGCTCAACGAAAACGACATCGGCGAGTACCGCACTTTCTTCAAGCTCTCGCCGCCGCTCAGGCAGGAAGAAGACCGTCAGAAGATGGTCGAGGCGCTGAAGGACGGGCTGATCGACATCATCGTCTCCTCGCATGACCCGCAGGACGTCGACACCAAGCGCCTGCCGTTCTCCGATGCCGAGGATGGGGCGATCGGGCTTGAGACCATGCTCGCCGCCGCCCTTCGCCTCCACCACAGCGGCGACGTGCCGCTGATGCGGCTGATCGATGCGATGTCGACGCGACCGGCGAAACTGTTCGATCTCGACGCCGGCTCGCTTCGTCCGGGCGCGAAGGCCGATATCACACTGATAGATCTCGATGAGCCCTGGGTGGTGACGCCCGACCGGCTGGTATCGCGTTCAAAAAACACGACATTCGAAAATGCCCGCTTTTCCGGACGGGCCGTCAGGACATATGTTGGCGGCATTGAGGTCTACAAGGCGGACTGACCGGGAGGGGACGACGTGCCGGCACTATTCTCATTCGATCTGACAGCGACGCAGGCCGCGATCGCGCTGGCCGGCGGTTACCTTCTGGGCTCGATCCCGTTCGGCTATCTGATCACGAAGGCCGCTGGCCTCGGCGATATTCGCGGCATCGGCTCCGGCAATATCGGCGCCACCAATGTGCTGCGCACTGGCAAGCGGCATCTGGCCGCCCTCACGCTTGTGCTCGATGCACTGAAGGCAACATTTGCTGTAATCCTGGCGACGACGCTTTACGGCAGCGATGCCGGGCTTCTGGCGGGCGCGGCCGCCTTTATCGGTCACCTGTTTCCGGTCTGGCTCGGCTTCAAGGGCGGCAAGGGGGTTGCGACCTATATCGGCGTGCTGCTCGGCGTCGCGCCGGCGGCGGTGCTTATCTTCGCCTTCGTCTGGCTGCTGATTGCGCGTCTTTCGCGCTATTCCTCGCTTTCCGCGCTGATTGCAACGCTTGCCATACCGGTTGCTCTGTGGATAATGGGCCTACCGCAGGTTTCAATCGTAATGGCCGTTCTCACGGTGATCTCATGGTGGCGGCACAAGACCAATATCGAGCGCCTGATATCGGGCACCGAAAGCAGGATCGGAGACAAGGGGTGACAGCGAGGGGGATTTTCCGCATCCGGGCCGAACGGTCTCCATCAACGGAAATGCCCCTTTGACAAGCCGCTCCGGCATCGCCCTGTCGGAAAGCCAGCGCATCGCCTGGCTTCGTCTGATCCGCAGCGACAATGTCGGCCCGGTCACTTTTCGCGAACTCATCAATCACTATGGCAGCGCCGAGGAAGCACTTGAGCGTCTGCCGGAACTTGCCGTGCGCGGCGGCGCGCGGAAGCGGTTTCGGGTGGCAAGCGTCACTGAAGCCGAAAGCGAGCTGGAAACCGCCGCCCGCCACAAAGGCCGGTTCGTCGCGATTGGCGAGCCGGACTACCCGCCAGCGCTGCGCGCGATCGACGGTGCGCCGCCGCTTCTTGCCATGTCCGGCAGCGGCGATGTCGCGACCCGGCCCGCGCTCGGCCTTGTCGGCGCGCGCAATGCCTCGGTCGCCGGCGCGAAATTCACCGCCATGATCGCCGGTGCTGCGGCCGGCGCCGGCTATACCGTGGTCTCGGGCCTTGCCCGCGGGATCGACGCCGCCGCCCACCGCGCGAGCCTTGCCCATGGCACGCTGGCCGCGCTTGCCGGCGGCCTCGACCGCCCCTACCCGCCCGAAAACATCGAACTCTATCGCGCAATCTGCGAGGATGGCGGCGTCGCCATCAGCGAGATGCCCTATGGCTGGGAGCCGCGCGCCCGCGACTTTCCCCGCCGCAACCGGCTGATCGCCGGCTGCTCGCTTGCGGTCGTGGTGATCGAGGCGGCAAACCGCTCCGGCTCGCTGATCACCGCGCGCCTTGCCAATGAGTGCGGGCGACTGGTGCTAGCCGTGCCGGGCTCGCCGCTCGATCCGCGCGCGCAAGGCACCAACGGGCTGATCAAGCAGGGCGCTATGATCGTATGCAGCCCGGAGGACGTGCTGGAGGCGCTGGCGCCGCTGTCCCAGATGGAACTGCCGATCCGGGGCGGGGCCGACGAGGAGGATACCGAAGACCTGCCGCCAGCCGCCCCCGATGACGACGACCGCGCCCGCGTTGCCGAGGCGCTTGGCCCCAGCCCGTGCGAAATCGATGACCTGATACGCTTCACCGGCGTGAACCCCGCCGCCGTGCAACTGATCCTGCTCGAGCTGGATCTCGCCGGCCGGCTTGCGCGGCACCCGGGTGGTCGGGTCTCGCTGATCTGAGACACGCGACCTTCATAGGGCAATGATAGCGCTAACAGACCCTGCGGGTCGTTGCCGATCAAAACCGAATTCAGCCCTTGCCCACCGACGTGGCGAGCACCTGCGTCTGCAAATCCCCAGCCTCTATATAGGCCATGTCGATCAGGTAGCAGAGCATTTCCGCCCCGTCCTTGTTTGAAAGCCGGCGCAACTGGCCCAATATCTGACGGATATAAATTATTTCCTCCTCGGTCAATTTTTGAGAACCTTCGCGTTCGGCTGGAAAGGACGACATACATACACCTATTTTTCGGCCACGGATCGAATCCGAACCGTACTCTACTCATCCGGCTAAACAATACCGGCAAAGGTCAGGATTGCAATTACAATTAGTATTCTCTTCAGGTTGTATTAGCGTGTAGTCATGCAAAAATAGCTTCAAGGGCTTGACCCGGCCGCTGTCTCTGTCCATCTCGTGAGCGACCGGCCGGAACAGTAAATGCAGCTTTAAACAGCCCAAAAATGTCTATTCTGCTTGATCTCCCGGCGAAATTGGTAGAAGCGGAAGCGACGGTTGCCATCAGGGGGACGCCTCTGTAGCGTTCTCCCATAAGCGCGAGGCCCGTCATATCCGCCATCTGCCTGGATGCGCCTCGCGGCCGCCAAGCCGGCGGGCACGGCCGAGCGCGCGACCGACAATTTGCCGCGAAGATGCGGGCGTCGAACGAAGTCCGACGCAGACCCAGGATACGGATTACATGGAAGTTGTTGTTGTAGAGTCGCCCGCGAAGGCCAAGACGATCAACAAATATCTCGGCAAGGACTACAAGGTCCTCGCCTCCTTTGGCCATGTCCGCGACCTGCCCGCCAAGGATGGATCGGTCCTGCCCGATGATGATTTCGCGATGTCGTGGAAGGTCGATACCGCATCGACCAAGCGGGTCAAGGATATCGCCGACGCGGTCAAGAACGCCGACGGCCTGATTCTCGCAACCGACCCGGACAGGGAAGGCGAAGCCATTTCCTGGCACGTTCTCGACCTTTTGAACAAGAAGAAGCTGCTGAAGGACAAGCCGGTCAAGCGCGTCGTCTTCAACGCCATCACCAAAAAGGCCGTGCTCGACGCCATGGCCAATCCCCGCGACATCGACGAAGCGCTGGTGAACGCCTATCTCGCCCGCCGCGCGCTCGACTATCTGGTCGGCTTCAACCTGTCGCCGGTTCTGTGGCGCAAGCTGCCGGGCGCGCGGTCTGCCGGCCGCGTCCAGTCCGTGGCGCTGCGTCTCGTCTGCGACCGTGAAAACGAAATCGAACGTTTCGTTCCCGAAGAATACTGGAACATCGTCGCCGATCTGAAAACCGTGCGCGGCGATGCCTTTGAAGCCCGGCTGGTGCAAGCCGACGGCAAGCGCATCCAGAAGAATTCGGTGAAGAACCAGGAACAGGCTTTCCGCATCCGCGACCTGCTCGAAGGTGCGACCTATTCGGTGGCGAGCGTCGAGGCGAAGCCCGTTCGCCGCAATCCCGGCCCGCCGTTTACCACCTCGACCCTGCAGCAGGCTGCCTCGTCTCGCCTCGGCTTTTCCGCCTCGCGCACCATGCAGGTGGCGCAGCGGCTCTACGAAGGCATCGCGGTCGGCGGCGAGACGGCGGGTCTCATCACCTATATGCGTACCGACGGCGTCTCCATGGCCCCGGAAGCCGTGACGGCGGCGCGCGACGCGATTGGCGATCAGTTCGGCGCGCGCTATCTGCCGGAAAGCGCCCGGCATTATTCGGTGAAGGCAAAGAACGCCCAGGAGGCCCATGAAGCGATCCGTCCGACCGACTTCACCCGCACGCCGCAATCGGTGAAAAAGTACCTCGATTCCGACCAGTTCCGGCTCTACGACCTCGTCTGGAAGCGCGGCATCGCGAGCCAGATGGCGTCGGCCGAGATGGAGCGCACCACCGCAGAGATCACTGCAGCCAAGGGCGGCGAGAGCGCCGGCCTGCGCGCCGTCGGCACCGTCGTGAAGTTCGACGGCTTCCTCGCCGCCTATGCAGACAATCGCGAGGAAAAGACGCCATCCGACGAGGATGACGACGACGGCCGTCTGCCCGAAATCAACAAGGGCGAAAATGTCGACAAGGAAAAGATCCGCGCCACCCAGCATTTCACCGAGCCGCCGCCGCGCTATTCGGAAGCCTCGCTGATCAAGCGGCTGGAAGAGCTCGGCATCGGCCGCCCCTCGACCTATGCCTCGACGCTCGCCACGCTACGCGACCGTGAATATGTCACGATCGAGGGCCGCAAGCTGACGCCGGAGCCCAAGGGCCGGCTGGTGACAGCCTTCCTGGAGAACTTCTTCAATCGTTATGTCGAGTATGACTTCACGGCCGAGCTTGAGGAAAAGCTCGACAAGATTTCCGACGGCTCGCTCGAGTGGAAGCAGGTGCTGCGCGATTTCTGGAAGGATTTCTATGCCCAGGTCGAGGGCACCAAGGAACTGCGCGTCACCAATGTTCTGGACGCGCTGAACGAGGCGCTGGCGCCGCTGGTGTTCCCCAAGCGTGAGGATGGCGGCGATCCGCGCCAGTGCCAGGCCTGCGGCACGGGGCAGCTTTCGCTGAAGCTCGGCAAATACGGCGCTTTCGTGGGCTGCTCGAACTATCCGGAATGTAACTTCACCCGCCAGCTTTCCGGCGACGCGGAGGCCGCAAACGGCGGCATCAATCCGAACGAACCCAACGAGCTTGGCGCCGACCCTGAAACGGGCGAGATCGTCACGCTGCGCTCCGGTCGATTCGGCCCCTATGTCCAGCGTGGCGACGGCAAGGAGGCCAAGCGTTCCTCGCTACCCAAGGGCTGGAAGCCCGAGGATATTGACCTTGAAAAGGCGCTCCGGCTGCTGGCGCTGCCGCGCGATGTCGGACCGCATCCCGAAGACGGCAAGATGATTACGGCCGGCCTCGGCCGCTACGGACCGTTCGTGCTCCACGACGGCACCTATGCCAATCTCGAAAGCATCGACGAGGTCTTCGAGGTCGGCGTCAACCGCGCTGTTGCCGCCATTGCCGACAAGAAGGCCAATGGCGGACGCCGGGGCGCAACGGCAAAGGCACTGAAATCACTTGGCGACCACCCCGATGGCGGCGGCGAAGTGACCGTCAACGAGGGCCGTTACGGGCCTTATGTCAAATGGGGCAAAATCAACGCCACCATCCCCAAGGGCAAGGACCCGCAATCGATCACCATGGAAGAGGCGGTCCCGCTTCTGGCAGCGCGCGCCGAAAAGGCAGGTATAAAGAAGCCCGCCAAGAAGGCGGCTGCCAAAAAAACGGCCGCGAAATCCAAGACGGCGACAAAGAAAACGGCCAGTTCTAAGAAGACGGCCGAGGCTGAAAAGAGCGACAGTTGAGCGCAAAACCGACCGCCTCCCGGTCTCGCAAACCGGATGAGATCATTCACGGCGAAGTGCCGCCGCGCGATGTTCTGTTGAAGTTCATCGCCGACAATCCCGACCGCGCCTCCAAGCGCGAGATCGCCAAGGCGTTCGGGATCAAGGGCGACGACCGCGTGGTGCTGAAGGCGATGCTGCGCGAGCTCGAGGACGAGGGCCTGCTGCAGAAGAAGCGCAAGAGCCTGATGCGGCCTGGCGCCCTGCCCCCGGTCACCGTGCTCGACATCACCACCCGCGACAAGGACGGCGAGCTGATCGGCCGTCCGGCCGAATGGCCAATTGAGGAAGGCGCGGCCCCCGCCGTGCTGATCCGCCAGCAGGGCGGCGGCAAGAACGGCAAGCGCAAACCGGCGAGCGCCGGCATCGGCGACCGGGTGCTCGCCAAGATCTTCCCGTCGAAATCCGAAACCGGACCGGCCTATACCGCCCGCGTCATCAAGGTCATCGACAAGCGCCGCACGGCGGCGCTCGGCGTGGTCCGCATGCTCGATGACGGCTCGGCCCGGCTGATGCCGATCGACCGGCGAAACGACGAGGTCGAGATTGCCGACCTTGCCGGCGCGAAGGATGGCGACCTCGTGGAGGTCGATGTCCAGCGTTCCGGCCGTTTTGGTCTTGCGCGCGGCTCCGTGCTTTCCGTCGTCGGCTCGCTCGCCTCGGAAAAGGCGGTCTCGATGATCGCGATCCACGCCCACG from Martelella mediterranea DSM 17316 carries:
- a CDS encoding acyl-CoA dehydrogenase family protein, with product MADTDIYKTLNQPRPWSNLNAFQSDPLLGDLTRSLGKPLREEFDAIGRYVTSPDAQELAQMANTSLPQLKTHGPAGERLDVVSFHPAWHALMRRSMASGLHSLLWEPPRDADSKSKAHKLRAVRVFLTAQLECGHLEPLSSTSASLAVLAAAPQLRDEWAPKILSRKYDSTNRAQNQKASATVGLAIAEKQAGSDMRALATKAHRVSEGVYRLSGHKWFVSAPMSDAFIMLADVDGKPGCFLVPRLLDEGRGNALRYQRLKDKLGLRSNAAAEVEFSDAFGFLLGPPDGGLRTILDMLTLMRLDSAVIASGLMRAAVAEATHAARGRKVAGRTLVVQPLMMRVLADLALDVAAAGALSFRLAESFDRARDSAEEAAYARVMTPVTKYWTTKIAPAVVAEAMEAMGGNGFVEDRPIARHYRDAPGLAMHDGGGNLMALDLRRVVEHGGELFEAVFQVIARDLGASGGKIVELLRAAMALCKSDESAARIFVEQLALAAGAAELYRLGAGRIADAFLETRLAAGWRSTYGMLDTRFDPSYIVELLFPEVD
- a CDS encoding aspartate carbamoyltransferase catalytic subunit encodes the protein MVFFPHRHLIGIKGLSPIDINTLLDKAEEAIAFNRSREKKNAVLRGLTQINLFFEASTRTQASFELAGKRLGADVMNMSVGNSSVKKGETLIDTAMTLNAMHPDVLVIRHSSAGAAELLSQKVACAVINAGDGAHEHPTQALLDAMTIRQAKGRLDNIVVAICGDILHSRVARSNIILLNTMGARVRVVGPATLLPSGIRDMSVEVCDTMEEGLKGADVVMMLRLQRERMSGAFVPSVREYFHFWGLDREKLKAAKEDALVMHPGPMNRGVEIASDVADGPQSVIERQVEMGVAVRMAVMETLMLSENGGSRA
- a CDS encoding dihydroorotase, with the translated sequence MKPLVLKNARIIDPSRDLDETGTIIVEDGRIVAAGAEAMNQGAPEGAEIVDCNGLVATPGLVDAHVFVGEPGAEHTETIRSASQAAAAGGITSFVMMPDTQPPIDDIALLEFVLKTARDNAVVNVYPAAALTKGLKGDEMTEIGMLRAGGAVAFANGRYSLSDNRVLRRAMTYARSFDAVVALEPRDRYLSETGVMNEGLFASWLGLSGTPREAEVIPLERDLRLATLTRARYHAALISVPESVEAVGVARDRGASVSSGISINHLTLNENDIGEYRTFFKLSPPLRQEEDRQKMVEALKDGLIDIIVSSHDPQDVDTKRLPFSDAEDGAIGLETMLAAALRLHHSGDVPLMRLIDAMSTRPAKLFDLDAGSLRPGAKADITLIDLDEPWVVTPDRLVSRSKNTTFENARFSGRAVRTYVGGIEVYKAD
- the plsY gene encoding glycerol-3-phosphate 1-O-acyltransferase PlsY, which translates into the protein MPALFSFDLTATQAAIALAGGYLLGSIPFGYLITKAAGLGDIRGIGSGNIGATNVLRTGKRHLAALTLVLDALKATFAVILATTLYGSDAGLLAGAAAFIGHLFPVWLGFKGGKGVATYIGVLLGVAPAAVLIFAFVWLLIARLSRYSSLSALIATLAIPVALWIMGLPQVSIVMAVLTVISWWRHKTNIERLISGTESRIGDKG
- the dprA gene encoding DNA-processing protein DprA, giving the protein MTSRSGIALSESQRIAWLRLIRSDNVGPVTFRELINHYGSAEEALERLPELAVRGGARKRFRVASVTEAESELETAARHKGRFVAIGEPDYPPALRAIDGAPPLLAMSGSGDVATRPALGLVGARNASVAGAKFTAMIAGAAAGAGYTVVSGLARGIDAAAHRASLAHGTLAALAGGLDRPYPPENIELYRAICEDGGVAISEMPYGWEPRARDFPRRNRLIAGCSLAVVVIEAANRSGSLITARLANECGRLVLAVPGSPLDPRAQGTNGLIKQGAMIVCSPEDVLEALAPLSQMELPIRGGADEEDTEDLPPAAPDDDDRARVAEALGPSPCEIDDLIRFTGVNPAAVQLILLELDLAGRLARHPGGRVSLI
- the topA gene encoding type I DNA topoisomerase gives rise to the protein MEVVVVESPAKAKTINKYLGKDYKVLASFGHVRDLPAKDGSVLPDDDFAMSWKVDTASTKRVKDIADAVKNADGLILATDPDREGEAISWHVLDLLNKKKLLKDKPVKRVVFNAITKKAVLDAMANPRDIDEALVNAYLARRALDYLVGFNLSPVLWRKLPGARSAGRVQSVALRLVCDRENEIERFVPEEYWNIVADLKTVRGDAFEARLVQADGKRIQKNSVKNQEQAFRIRDLLEGATYSVASVEAKPVRRNPGPPFTTSTLQQAASSRLGFSASRTMQVAQRLYEGIAVGGETAGLITYMRTDGVSMAPEAVTAARDAIGDQFGARYLPESARHYSVKAKNAQEAHEAIRPTDFTRTPQSVKKYLDSDQFRLYDLVWKRGIASQMASAEMERTTAEITAAKGGESAGLRAVGTVVKFDGFLAAYADNREEKTPSDEDDDDGRLPEINKGENVDKEKIRATQHFTEPPPRYSEASLIKRLEELGIGRPSTYASTLATLRDREYVTIEGRKLTPEPKGRLVTAFLENFFNRYVEYDFTAELEEKLDKISDGSLEWKQVLRDFWKDFYAQVEGTKELRVTNVLDALNEALAPLVFPKREDGGDPRQCQACGTGQLSLKLGKYGAFVGCSNYPECNFTRQLSGDAEAANGGINPNEPNELGADPETGEIVTLRSGRFGPYVQRGDGKEAKRSSLPKGWKPEDIDLEKALRLLALPRDVGPHPEDGKMITAGLGRYGPFVLHDGTYANLESIDEVFEVGVNRAVAAIADKKANGGRRGATAKALKSLGDHPDGGGEVTVNEGRYGPYVKWGKINATIPKGKDPQSITMEEAVPLLAARAEKAGIKKPAKKAAAKKTAAKSKTATKKTASSKKTAEAEKSDS